In the Allorhizobium ampelinum S4 genome, one interval contains:
- a CDS encoding helix-turn-helix domain-containing protein, which produces MKDEPHAVDVAVGRAIRKRRMINGVSQSDLGARIGVTFQQVQKYEKGTNRVSASMLMEIACALHVDVRSFFDGIDAPSGKEPLHHTATPAAFSITRETVALNQAFAQINDALLRRKIVDLVRAVASSSSTSEDELLHDLAE; this is translated from the coding sequence ATGAAAGATGAGCCGCATGCAGTCGATGTCGCCGTCGGTCGCGCCATCCGGAAGAGGCGCATGATCAACGGGGTTTCTCAGTCTGACCTGGGCGCGCGTATTGGCGTCACCTTCCAACAGGTCCAGAAATATGAAAAGGGCACGAACCGGGTCTCGGCAAGCATGCTCATGGAAATTGCTTGTGCCCTGCACGTGGACGTACGAAGCTTTTTCGACGGCATCGACGCTCCGAGCGGCAAGGAGCCACTCCATCACACTGCCACGCCAGCGGCGTTTTCTATCACCCGCGAGACCGTCGCGCTCAACCAAGCTTTCGCTCAAATTAATGACGCCCTGCTTCGGCGAAAGATCGTTGACCTCGTGCGGGCTGTCGCCAGTTCGAGCTCTACAAGCGAGGACGAGCTTCTGCATGACCTAGCCGAGTAG
- a CDS encoding DUF3991 and toprim domain-containing protein, with translation MKREKVEELKEKVNCGAVLEQAGFAVDIKESTRRAVKYRSGSDIIIVNHEGKGWFDPLSDAKGDVFSLVGHLDGVSFSECLERVGQLIGFDFGEPEWKPHPKTTPLVGPVSERWTLRRKPWRGSATWRYLSSERALPFSLLQAAVARDCLCEGPFGSMWAAHTDGAGHVTGWEERGPEWRGFATGGTKILFRIGPPDALRICVTEAAIDAMSLAAIEGLRDGTIYVSTGGGWSPTTEAAIRALVSRPDVQLVAATDANSQGETFAERLRALAEEAGCGWMRLRPSEEDWNEVLKTRRKERERDEKGKGLPHSRRPRQGKLRPGLAGP, from the coding sequence ATGAAGAGAGAGAAAGTCGAAGAACTGAAGGAGAAGGTGAACTGCGGTGCGGTTCTTGAGCAGGCCGGGTTTGCCGTGGATATCAAGGAAAGCACCCGGCGGGCGGTAAAGTACCGTAGCGGCTCGGACATCATCATCGTCAACCATGAGGGAAAGGGCTGGTTCGATCCGCTGAGCGATGCCAAAGGGGACGTCTTTTCTCTTGTCGGACACCTCGACGGCGTGAGCTTTTCCGAATGCCTTGAGCGGGTCGGTCAGCTCATCGGATTCGATTTCGGTGAACCGGAATGGAAGCCGCATCCAAAAACCACACCGCTCGTCGGACCCGTATCGGAACGATGGACTTTGCGGCGTAAGCCGTGGCGCGGTTCAGCGACCTGGCGCTACCTGTCGTCGGAGCGGGCCCTGCCATTCTCTCTGTTACAGGCCGCTGTCGCACGGGACTGCCTGTGCGAAGGTCCCTTCGGCAGTATGTGGGCTGCTCACACCGATGGCGCCGGTCATGTCACGGGGTGGGAGGAACGCGGGCCGGAATGGCGAGGCTTTGCGACTGGCGGAACGAAGATCTTGTTTCGGATTGGTCCACCCGATGCTCTACGGATCTGCGTCACCGAGGCCGCAATCGACGCCATGAGCCTTGCTGCCATCGAGGGGCTTCGCGACGGCACGATTTATGTCAGCACCGGCGGTGGCTGGTCGCCAACCACGGAAGCCGCGATCCGGGCACTGGTGTCGCGGCCGGACGTGCAGCTCGTGGCCGCAACCGACGCTAATTCTCAAGGAGAGACGTTTGCCGAACGACTGCGCGCACTCGCAGAGGAAGCCGGCTGCGGCTGGATGCGACTGCGGCCGTCCGAAGAGGATTGGAATGAGGTCCTGAAGACGAGGAGAAAAGAAAGAGAGAGGGACGAGAAAGGCAAGGGTCTGCCGCATTCCCGCCGTCCGCGTCAAGGGAAGCTGCGCCCCGGCCTTGCCGGCCCTTGA
- a CDS encoding peptidoglycan D,D-transpeptidase FtsI family protein has translation MSFLSRIITIRTKAHFSSVARRRSASFGPGKHKGNEARQRILVLMGGFCVLYTVIGARLVQYGTASPLVTSSISAPGFGIASRPDIVDRNGELLATDLNMVSLYAEPRKIVDIDEAVEKLSTVIKGIDWADTYKKLQSKSAFQWLRRRLTPRQQADILALGIPGIGFRPEKQRFYPGGATAAHILGHVNIDNKGLAGMERYIDQQGLADLRAAGLTDNAHLDPVRLSIDLRVQNIVHDVIAEAMINYKAEAAGAVVLDAETGEILAMASVPDYNPNEPSRTLPDGSVDKEYEKGWFNRMSNATYEMGSTFKSFTLAMGLDEGKIGLNSVLDASRPIKMGGFTIHDDHGQGRPLTVPEVFQYSSNIGTAKIATMVNLKDHQAFLTKLGLLSKMTTELPEVATPTQPRVWKPLNQVTISFGHGVATTPLQTAVAGAALINGGKLFSPTFLARSPDEADVVVKQVIQPKTSADMRYLFHWNGIKGSGRNAQVQGFNVGGKTGTADKVINGKYAAHLNFNAYLAGFPIDKPRYVVLTVIDAPLTGEKGGRLAAYTAAPMAKEVISRSAALLGVQPRFGNDDDPQLLTNY, from the coding sequence ATGTCGTTTCTTTCTCGTATCATCACCATTAGAACAAAGGCGCATTTTTCGTCGGTTGCGCGTCGTCGATCAGCATCATTCGGTCCTGGGAAGCATAAAGGTAATGAAGCGAGACAACGCATCCTTGTTCTGATGGGGGGGTTCTGCGTTCTCTATACGGTGATTGGCGCACGACTTGTCCAATATGGCACTGCATCGCCCCTGGTCACGAGTTCGATCAGTGCTCCTGGGTTTGGCATTGCTTCACGCCCGGATATCGTGGACCGGAACGGCGAACTCCTTGCCACGGACCTCAATATGGTGTCACTTTATGCGGAACCAAGGAAGATCGTTGACATTGACGAAGCCGTGGAGAAGCTATCGACCGTCATCAAGGGGATCGACTGGGCCGATACCTACAAAAAGCTGCAATCCAAATCAGCGTTCCAGTGGCTCCGCCGCCGACTGACGCCGCGCCAGCAAGCAGATATCCTCGCGCTCGGCATCCCTGGTATTGGGTTCCGTCCCGAGAAACAGCGTTTCTATCCGGGCGGCGCAACGGCAGCCCATATCCTTGGACACGTCAACATCGACAATAAGGGGCTCGCAGGGATGGAGCGCTATATCGATCAGCAAGGACTTGCTGATCTGCGTGCCGCAGGCCTGACCGACAACGCCCACCTCGATCCTGTGCGGCTGTCCATCGATCTAAGGGTGCAGAACATCGTCCATGACGTGATCGCCGAGGCAATGATCAACTACAAAGCTGAAGCCGCTGGGGCTGTTGTGCTAGACGCCGAGACGGGGGAAATCCTCGCCATGGCATCAGTCCCCGACTACAATCCAAACGAACCGTCTAGAACCCTCCCTGACGGCTCTGTCGATAAAGAGTATGAAAAAGGCTGGTTCAACCGGATGAGCAACGCGACCTACGAAATGGGATCGACGTTCAAAAGCTTCACGCTTGCGATGGGGTTGGACGAGGGGAAAATCGGGCTTAATTCTGTCTTGGATGCTTCGAGGCCAATCAAAATGGGCGGTTTTACCATTCATGATGACCATGGTCAGGGACGCCCTCTCACTGTCCCGGAGGTCTTCCAATATTCATCAAATATCGGAACTGCCAAGATTGCGACAATGGTGAATCTTAAAGACCATCAGGCCTTCCTGACCAAGCTGGGCCTTCTGTCGAAGATGACGACTGAACTGCCCGAAGTTGCCACCCCCACTCAGCCACGTGTCTGGAAGCCGCTCAATCAAGTGACGATATCCTTCGGCCATGGCGTTGCAACCACACCGCTGCAAACCGCCGTAGCAGGGGCGGCCCTTATTAACGGTGGAAAGCTCTTTTCACCGACCTTCCTGGCCAGAAGCCCTGATGAGGCCGATGTCGTGGTGAAGCAGGTCATTCAGCCGAAGACCAGTGCAGACATGCGATACCTCTTCCACTGGAACGGGATCAAAGGTTCCGGCAGGAACGCACAGGTCCAGGGGTTCAACGTTGGGGGCAAAACGGGTACCGCCGACAAGGTTATTAACGGTAAATACGCGGCGCACCTGAACTTCAACGCCTATCTGGCCGGATTCCCAATTGACAAGCCTAGATACGTTGTGTTGACCGTCATCGACGCACCATTAACCGGGGAAAAGGGAGGTAGGCTAGCTGCGTACACCGCTGCCCCGATGGCGAAGGAAGTCATAAGCAGATCGGCAGCCCTTCTTGGTGTACAGCCTCGCTTCGGGAACGATGACGATCCGCAGTTACTAACTAACTACTGA
- a CDS encoding DEAD/DEAH box helicase, whose protein sequence is MSKSARAAKPTLDSRFRFAEASFHGAPGGWTSLLTPATGIEDGEQYLLRLFKKTGSAIDTDLKNLIGRGLRRIRRVLSSRQAQEVLVSVIEVVEDDDEIGILMLDPGSPLRGNAQGNRGRQGQYLVSSGRLVFWRNMVRVARGLAYCHDAGIVHGSVSVHTIFSHGDDREDYRLGGYETCVHIADSGLAGAGNPGQPPHAISFRQDWADLGRTASDLLGVDAAQSPALLSIERRILERLKNPPQFQLYDGRAVLRELGEVVEELEKVGSSADAELVLHPSRQALQSDLAALTSGAIPASDVEAVLAFVERDLHAPTTRLAVSDRGIVRIVTDLAIYMIEIDDPKIGSIRDAHRRRPGDWSVYDASDLTHRIHLARNRSGSDDRVRWLGPAAKNWTELCGQGVKAVATNDSPIWYALILLEAFSLLREQFRFYPIEVLTGVKNDRGVVWVVPVADPDLDDRRANAGFKPAAESMARELSNDDGRANWTFSRSDTLGSDRERAPQLNFEGTEVVGGKKAYAFTTGDALVPDYCYLRPRRDSGFERAVRRRLQNIVAARSNVELLRALDDPAQVLMDDALREIATPGPVPAGMDQSKAAAWDAIREGQPINIVVGPPGVGKTYLISNLVKSILSLAPDARILIAAQNHDTLVHMEEELEKELRGRSHIVVRIERTQTDEKDSVMRGRSRDLLRLASPQGSAALMSSQIRQIKHALNPVDAGEQAAGDRVHRDTENLLVRSSDITLATTSSYVIEEMIADGDQFDWTIVEEAARANGAEMIGALLLGNRRLLIGDHKQLSPFDHLERKKMYDGARAAELLRDARTKLGAINDLPSEVDEALQHIGDDRDLLHDVLAISARMEEPFASIALREGEREKITGRVSRFVNTLLEQSRMHPAICQVVSNTFYGGELIPSDRAVQRMPAVVSHGVLPNSPVVVMNLPPLSKVDRPAFETRVGRSLRNDVEATVLLDALKQLRPIVADDGRLPTLAVLSPYKAQVDHLKRSIGRQIKQPAGTLQGFASPRADGNFVFTSDSFQGSEADVVLASLVRNNQLVGSRALGFMRNPQRVNVLMSRARHKLIIVSSLDFVEDAVDGVDPDRLGGELGFLITMVGELRRLSLISDTEQSARIVDLDSNGAVKL, encoded by the coding sequence ATGTCAAAGTCCGCACGAGCCGCTAAACCGACCCTTGATTCCAGATTCAGGTTCGCGGAAGCGTCGTTTCACGGCGCACCGGGAGGATGGACATCTCTGCTCACACCCGCCACGGGCATCGAGGATGGCGAGCAATATCTGCTACGGCTATTTAAGAAAACTGGGTCGGCAATTGACACCGACCTGAAAAATTTGATCGGCCGAGGCTTGAGACGCATTCGCCGTGTCCTGTCTTCGAGGCAGGCGCAAGAAGTCCTGGTCTCTGTAATTGAGGTTGTCGAGGACGACGACGAGATTGGCATTTTGATGCTCGATCCGGGCAGTCCTCTCCGCGGAAATGCGCAAGGTAATCGAGGCCGCCAGGGCCAATACCTGGTCAGTTCCGGCCGACTTGTCTTCTGGCGGAACATGGTCCGGGTTGCACGGGGCCTTGCATATTGCCACGATGCCGGCATCGTGCACGGTTCGGTCAGCGTTCACACCATTTTTTCGCATGGGGACGATCGGGAAGACTACCGCCTTGGCGGTTACGAGACCTGCGTGCACATCGCGGATTCTGGGCTTGCCGGCGCAGGGAACCCGGGGCAGCCACCCCACGCAATTTCATTCCGACAGGACTGGGCTGACCTCGGGCGTACTGCATCTGATCTGTTAGGTGTTGATGCCGCGCAGTCGCCTGCCCTACTGTCCATCGAGCGACGCATTCTCGAAAGACTAAAAAATCCGCCGCAATTCCAGCTGTACGACGGCCGAGCTGTTCTTAGGGAATTAGGCGAGGTTGTGGAAGAATTAGAGAAGGTCGGCTCAAGCGCTGATGCCGAACTGGTGCTCCACCCGTCGAGGCAAGCACTGCAGAGCGATTTGGCGGCGCTGACGTCGGGAGCGATCCCGGCCAGCGACGTCGAAGCAGTACTGGCCTTTGTCGAGCGCGATCTGCATGCTCCGACCACACGACTGGCCGTATCGGATCGCGGGATCGTTCGGATCGTGACAGATCTCGCGATTTACATGATCGAAATTGATGACCCGAAAATCGGCAGCATCCGGGACGCTCACAGGCGGCGACCGGGTGACTGGAGCGTCTACGATGCTAGCGATCTTACTCACCGCATACATCTTGCCCGTAATCGTAGCGGCTCGGATGACCGGGTCCGGTGGCTGGGGCCAGCTGCCAAAAATTGGACAGAATTATGCGGGCAGGGCGTCAAAGCAGTTGCCACCAACGACAGTCCTATTTGGTACGCACTTATCCTGCTCGAAGCATTCTCGCTGTTACGAGAACAGTTCAGGTTTTACCCTATCGAAGTGCTGACGGGAGTTAAGAACGACAGAGGGGTGGTCTGGGTGGTTCCCGTGGCAGATCCCGACCTCGACGATAGACGGGCGAACGCGGGGTTCAAGCCCGCCGCCGAGTCCATGGCCAGGGAACTGTCCAATGACGACGGGCGCGCAAACTGGACATTCTCACGGTCGGACACCCTTGGGAGCGATAGGGAACGAGCACCCCAATTGAACTTCGAGGGCACTGAGGTCGTCGGGGGCAAGAAGGCCTATGCGTTCACCACAGGAGACGCCCTCGTTCCGGACTACTGTTATTTGCGTCCCCGCCGCGATAGCGGCTTCGAGCGAGCCGTTCGCCGTCGCCTGCAGAATATAGTCGCTGCACGGAGCAATGTGGAACTTTTACGCGCACTTGACGATCCGGCGCAGGTGTTGATGGATGATGCGCTCAGGGAAATCGCCACACCTGGTCCCGTTCCGGCAGGCATGGATCAGTCGAAAGCGGCCGCCTGGGATGCAATTCGAGAGGGCCAGCCCATTAATATAGTCGTAGGGCCGCCTGGGGTCGGCAAAACCTACCTTATCTCCAATCTTGTAAAAAGCATTCTTTCCTTGGCACCGGATGCCCGTATTCTGATTGCCGCTCAGAACCACGACACACTTGTCCACATGGAGGAGGAGCTAGAGAAGGAGTTGCGAGGGCGCTCTCACATCGTTGTCAGGATCGAACGAACGCAGACCGACGAAAAAGATAGCGTCATGAGGGGACGCTCACGGGATCTCCTTCGATTGGCGTCTCCGCAGGGCAGCGCGGCCCTGATGTCCAGCCAAATCAGGCAGATAAAACACGCGCTCAATCCCGTTGATGCTGGGGAGCAGGCGGCCGGGGATCGCGTTCACCGCGACACGGAAAACCTTTTGGTGAGATCGTCTGATATCACCTTAGCGACGACCTCCTCGTATGTCATCGAGGAGATGATTGCCGATGGTGATCAGTTCGATTGGACGATCGTCGAGGAGGCGGCCAGAGCCAATGGCGCCGAAATGATCGGCGCTCTCCTGCTGGGAAATCGCCGGCTGCTGATTGGCGATCATAAGCAGTTGTCACCGTTCGATCATCTCGAGCGCAAAAAAATGTACGACGGGGCACGCGCTGCGGAGCTGCTGCGCGACGCGAGGACCAAGCTCGGCGCAATCAACGACCTACCTTCCGAGGTAGACGAAGCGCTTCAACATATAGGTGATGATCGAGACTTGTTGCACGATGTTTTGGCCATCTCCGCTCGCATGGAAGAACCCTTTGCTTCCATCGCGTTGCGCGAGGGCGAGAGAGAAAAAATAACGGGGCGCGTCAGCCGTTTCGTGAACACGCTGCTTGAGCAAAGCAGAATGCATCCCGCAATTTGTCAGGTGGTCTCCAATACGTTCTACGGCGGCGAGCTCATTCCTTCGGATAGGGCTGTACAACGCATGCCCGCCGTCGTCTCTCATGGCGTCCTTCCCAACTCTCCCGTTGTCGTCATGAACCTGCCCCCGTTAAGCAAGGTCGATCGTCCTGCATTCGAGACGCGGGTGGGTCGATCCCTACGCAACGATGTCGAAGCAACAGTCCTTCTCGACGCGCTTAAGCAATTACGGCCTATCGTAGCGGACGATGGCCGGCTGCCGACACTGGCGGTCCTCTCACCATACAAAGCCCAGGTTGACCATCTTAAGCGGTCGATCGGCAGGCAAATAAAACAGCCCGCCGGCACGCTACAGGGTTTCGCGAGTCCGAGGGCCGACGGAAACTTTGTATTCACCAGCGACAGCTTTCAAGGCAGCGAAGCGGACGTCGTACTCGCAAGCCTGGTGCGCAACAACCAACTCGTAGGTTCGCGCGCATTGGGTTTCATGCGAAACCCTCAAAGGGTGAACGTGCTGATGAGCCGCGCCCGGCACAAGCTGATTATCGTATCAAGCCTCGATTTTGTCGAAGATGCTGTCGACGGCGTTGACCCTGACCGGTTGGGAGGCGAGCTAGGATTTCTCATAACGATGGTCGGCGAACTGCGCAGGCTGTCGTTGATAAGCGACACCGAGCAAAGTGCGCGCATCGTCGATCTCGATTCAAATGGTGCGGTGAAGCTGTGA
- a CDS encoding helix-turn-helix domain-containing protein encodes MISPRELLAWNVKKLRVAKGMSQERLSLEAHLERVAISQIERRRINPGLDSLGKIAQALGVPITDLFKEPMKGELEPANLRPGRRNST; translated from the coding sequence ATGATATCCCCACGTGAACTGCTGGCCTGGAATGTGAAGAAACTACGTGTCGCGAAAGGAATGTCGCAGGAGCGCCTTTCTCTCGAAGCTCATCTAGAGCGGGTTGCGATATCGCAGATAGAGCGCAGACGGATCAATCCTGGCCTCGATTCACTCGGAAAAATCGCACAGGCTCTCGGCGTTCCTATTACGGATCTGTTCAAAGAGCCCATGAAAGGCGAACTGGAGCCGGCCAACTTGCGGCCAGGGCGACGGAATTCGACCTGA
- a CDS encoding DUF262 domain-containing protein, whose protein sequence is MYKPGGTIKSLLDKVANQDYVLPAIQREFVWWPDQIRELFDSLMQGYPFGTFLFWKIEQERRTEYKFYDFVRHYHQRDRFHCEFLQNPPNRELTAVLDGQQRMTALNVGLRGSYAWKMPGKRWSSDAAFPVRYLYLNLLSELDAESGCRYHFEFLTEPQSAKPESGEVWFKCGRIMEEEYDDLIDSLDDLNLDKEAVKTARATLRLFHKTIHDKDLITYYEEESQSLEHVLNIFIRMNNGGTPLSYSDLLLSVAVAQWEKVDAREAIHSLVDEMNKEGDGFKFTKDLALKAGLMLSDIGSVGFKVENFNKTNMAILETNWPRIHDAMLLAVQLLASFGFSSQNLRAESSILPIAYYLYARKLDGAYLHRAEFASDREGIRRWLIRSVLKASGIWGSGLDTLLTALREKIGANAASGFPVAELEAIMALRGKSLSFTDVEIDELCDLPYGDGRTFALLSLIFSGFDLSRHFHVDHIYPQGRFTTAQLRKAGVRQDLWDALQDKHNRLPNLQLLEGSINNQKRQKMPHEWFAWIKPDEGPRQQYLAGLEIASLPEDLNAFQEFYDQRRNALKARIIVALEQNE, encoded by the coding sequence ATGTACAAGCCCGGCGGCACCATCAAATCTTTGCTCGATAAAGTCGCCAACCAGGATTACGTCCTTCCTGCGATCCAGCGCGAATTCGTATGGTGGCCTGACCAGATTCGCGAGTTGTTCGACAGTCTTATGCAAGGGTATCCGTTCGGAACATTCCTGTTTTGGAAAATAGAGCAGGAGCGACGCACCGAGTACAAATTCTATGATTTCGTCCGTCACTATCATCAGCGCGACCGCTTTCACTGCGAGTTTCTGCAGAACCCGCCTAACCGCGAACTGACTGCGGTCCTCGATGGCCAGCAACGAATGACCGCTCTGAATGTAGGGCTTCGAGGTTCCTACGCCTGGAAAATGCCTGGCAAGCGCTGGAGCAGCGATGCCGCCTTTCCGGTTCGTTATCTCTACCTCAATCTGCTCAGCGAACTAGATGCGGAGAGCGGATGCCGCTATCATTTCGAGTTCCTGACCGAGCCGCAGTCGGCAAAGCCGGAGTCGGGCGAGGTTTGGTTCAAGTGCGGTCGCATCATGGAGGAGGAATACGATGATCTCATCGACAGCCTCGATGACCTCAACCTGGATAAAGAGGCCGTCAAGACGGCGCGCGCGACACTCCGTTTGTTCCACAAGACGATTCACGACAAGGATCTGATCACCTATTATGAGGAGGAAAGCCAGAGCCTCGAGCATGTTCTGAATATCTTCATCCGTATGAACAATGGTGGCACACCGCTCTCCTACTCCGACCTTCTTCTGTCCGTGGCCGTGGCCCAGTGGGAAAAGGTGGATGCCCGAGAGGCCATTCACTCCCTTGTCGATGAGATGAACAAGGAAGGCGACGGGTTCAAGTTCACCAAGGATTTGGCCCTCAAGGCTGGCCTCATGCTGTCCGATATCGGCAGTGTCGGCTTCAAAGTTGAAAACTTCAACAAGACCAACATGGCGATCCTGGAAACGAACTGGCCGCGGATCCACGACGCAATGCTGCTTGCTGTGCAGCTGCTTGCATCCTTCGGTTTCAGCAGCCAGAACCTGCGTGCTGAAAGCTCAATCCTGCCGATTGCCTACTATCTTTACGCCCGCAAGCTTGACGGAGCATATCTCCATCGCGCCGAGTTTGCCTCAGACCGCGAAGGCATTCGCCGCTGGTTGATCCGGAGCGTTCTCAAGGCATCCGGGATTTGGGGCAGTGGTCTCGATACGCTGCTGACAGCTTTGAGAGAAAAGATCGGTGCAAATGCTGCAAGTGGATTTCCCGTGGCGGAGTTGGAGGCCATCATGGCCCTTCGCGGAAAGTCACTGTCATTCACGGACGTAGAAATCGATGAACTGTGCGATCTGCCTTACGGCGATGGGCGGACGTTTGCATTGTTGTCACTGATCTTTTCCGGCTTCGACCTGTCTCGCCACTTCCACGTCGATCACATTTACCCCCAGGGGCGGTTTACCACAGCACAGCTGCGCAAGGCTGGCGTTCGCCAGGATCTCTGGGACGCACTTCAGGACAAGCACAATCGCCTGCCGAACCTTCAGCTTCTCGAAGGCTCGATCAACAATCAGAAACGCCAGAAGATGCCGCACGAGTGGTTCGCCTGGATCAAGCCGGACGAAGGGCCGCGCCAACAATACCTCGCCGGGCTCGAGATTGCGTCGCTGCCTGAGGATCTGAATGCATTCCAAGAGTTCTACGATCAACGCCGTAACGCGCTGAAAGCGCGTATCATAGTGGCGCTTGAACAAAACGAGTGA
- a CDS encoding DUF3085 domain-containing protein, translated as MFTFPVTEIAAVLARGRADAEANGGYRAPYHGIPSATEARAGSWMAGDEGVYAVSNSKLAEGQRPLVLYAAECNPKTNPDYWHYKRRYFGGDDVIRC; from the coding sequence ATGTTCACTTTCCCTGTTACGGAGATCGCCGCCGTGCTGGCGCGGGGTCGTGCCGACGCAGAAGCAAATGGCGGATATCGGGCGCCCTACCATGGGATTCCTTCCGCTACCGAGGCAAGGGCTGGCTCGTGGATGGCCGGCGACGAGGGCGTGTATGCGGTGTCCAACAGCAAACTCGCCGAGGGACAACGTCCACTCGTCCTCTATGCCGCGGAATGCAACCCGAAAACCAATCCAGACTACTGGCACTACAAGCGGCGGTATTTCGGGGGCGATGACGTGATCCGCTGCTGA
- a CDS encoding DUF1419 domain-containing protein, whose amino-acid sequence MLTSSEPRKIFQGVATRSQMFSLFDRHRQMSSRFDGDVSALYAGEWFAIGEAEHDYMFDILPPLWIRGDTFAMREFMTGSVTSVFFTLQIDGAIRHFHSYCDLADTQSVGRMRQAINQCETRPLQTMTRDEQLEHIWSMTSDAYRGYSNDDHPQHLPGRRMIIVFSDGGTGRQKLLADLTDTEIAAKLPVHLRYLPDAIAA is encoded by the coding sequence ATGCTCACCTCTTCCGAACCTCGAAAAATCTTCCAGGGTGTCGCCACCCGCAGCCAAATGTTCAGCCTGTTCGATCGCCACCGCCAAATGTCTAGCCGCTTCGACGGTGATGTGAGTGCGCTTTATGCCGGCGAATGGTTTGCAATCGGCGAAGCCGAGCATGACTACATGTTCGACATCCTGCCGCCTCTGTGGATCCGCGGTGACACATTCGCGATGCGCGAGTTCATGACCGGCTCAGTGACGTCGGTGTTTTTCACGTTGCAGATCGACGGAGCGATCAGGCACTTCCACAGCTACTGCGATCTCGCCGACACGCAATCCGTCGGGCGAATGCGGCAAGCTATCAACCAGTGCGAGACTCGACCGCTCCAGACAATGACGCGTGACGAACAGCTCGAGCACATCTGGAGCATGACGTCGGACGCCTATCGCGGCTATTCGAACGACGACCATCCGCAGCATCTACCTGGGCGCCGGATGATTATTGTCTTTTCCGATGGCGGCACCGGTCGGCAAAAGCTGCTTGCGGATCTGACCGACACGGAAATCGCGGCGAAGCTACCGGTTCATCTGCGCTACCTGCCAGACGCAATCGCCGCGTGA